From one Clostridiales bacterium genomic stretch:
- a CDS encoding oligosaccharide flippase family protein, with translation MNLSPEKRIKAAPSIKKVDFESAGEIVLPKAEAVLPKSQGEAVLPKLKGEAISPKSLSEIKLPKPKGLAMPPKSDAIAQDKKAHTFVYGAAVLGACSFLAKLLGAIFRIPLTHILGAEGVGLYQMVFPLYALLLTISSGGLPSALSRIIAEKTTKDQIDMARKSFTTALITLTAFGAICALIILLFHRLIALAQGNSSAALSYIAIAPSIVFVAVISAFR, from the coding sequence ATGAATTTGTCGCCTGAGAAGCGTATAAAAGCCGCGCCCAGTATAAAAAAGGTTGATTTTGAGAGTGCGGGCGAGATTGTTTTGCCTAAGGCCGAAGCTGTCTTGCCCAAGTCCCAAGGCGAAGCTGTGTTGCCAAAACTAAAAGGCGAAGCTATTTCGCCTAAGTCCCTAAGCGAAATTAAGCTGCCCAAGCCCAAGGGCCTAGCTATGCCGCCCAAGTCCGATGCCATAGCCCAAGACAAAAAGGCCCACACCTTTGTTTATGGCGCGGCAGTGCTGGGCGCGTGTTCGTTTTTGGCAAAACTGCTGGGCGCTATTTTTAGAATCCCGTTGACGCACATTTTGGGCGCCGAGGGGGTCGGCCTATACCAAATGGTCTTTCCGCTTTACGCGCTTTTGCTTACGATATCGTCGGGAGGATTGCCTTCGGCGCTGTCCAGGATTATAGCCGAAAAGACGACAAAAGACCAAATTGACATGGCGCGCAAATCTTTTACCACGGCTTTAATTACGCTTACGGCTTTTGGGGCGATTTGCGCTTTGATTATATTGCTGTTTCATAGATTGATAGCCCTAGCCCAAGGAAACTCTTCGGCGGCTTTGAGCTATATAGCCATAGCGCCGAGCATAGTCTTTGTGGCTGTTATTTCGGCGTTTAGGG
- a CDS encoding O-acetylhomoserine aminocarboxypropyltransferase/cysteine synthase — protein sequence MKELGFNTKALHAGHEIDSTGSRVVPIYQTTSYVFKDADHAAALFDLKENGYIYSRINNPTVAVLEKRMAALEGGVGAVATSSGMAAILYSILNIASVGDEIISVSTLYGGTYTLFKDRFYSQYGIKAHLVDPEDFGAIEKAINPKTKAIFFETIGNPGINIPDIEKLAEIAKRHKVALIADNTFGTPYLFEAKKWGVNIVAHSLTKYLGGHGNSIGGIVIDMGNFDWRASGRYSSFTEPDTTYHNLVYADLPDAYIAKLRVQMLRDTGACLSPFNAFLILQGIETLSLRVERHCANALAVAKYLKNHPQVEWVNYPALEGDQYHERQQKYLPKGAGGILTFGIKGGIQAGKKFINALKLFSLLANVADARSLVIHPASTTHSQLSEEDLKKAAVLPELIRLSIGLEDIKDILDDLDRGFQAAKE from the coding sequence ATGAAAGAGTTAGGATTCAACACAAAAGCCCTTCACGCCGGCCATGAGATTGACTCCACAGGCTCGCGCGTCGTGCCCATTTATCAAACGACATCCTATGTTTTTAAAGACGCCGACCACGCGGCGGCGTTGTTTGACCTAAAAGAAAACGGCTATATTTATTCGCGCATAAACAACCCGACGGTCGCCGTTTTGGAAAAAAGAATGGCGGCGTTGGAAGGCGGGGTAGGCGCCGTGGCGACTTCAAGCGGAATGGCGGCGATATTGTATTCCATACTTAATATCGCGAGCGTGGGCGATGAGATTATTTCGGTCAGCACATTATACGGCGGGACATATACATTGTTTAAGGACCGCTTTTATTCACAATACGGCATAAAAGCGCACTTGGTTGACCCCGAAGACTTCGGCGCGATTGAAAAAGCAATCAATCCCAAAACCAAGGCGATATTTTTTGAAACCATAGGCAATCCGGGCATTAATATCCCTGATATAGAAAAATTGGCCGAGATTGCCAAGCGCCACAAGGTGGCTTTGATTGCAGACAACACATTTGGCACGCCTTATTTGTTTGAGGCGAAAAAGTGGGGCGTTAATATAGTGGCGCATTCTTTGACTAAGTATTTGGGCGGGCACGGCAACAGCATAGGCGGAATAGTGATTGATATGGGCAACTTTGACTGGCGGGCAAGCGGAAGATACTCTTCTTTTACCGAGCCCGATACGACTTACCACAATTTAGTTTACGCAGATTTGCCGGACGCTTATATCGCCAAGCTAAGAGTGCAGATGCTAAGGGATACGGGCGCTTGTTTGAGTCCTTTTAACGCGTTTTTGATTTTGCAGGGCATAGAAACCTTGTCTTTGAGGGTGGAAAGGCATTGCGCCAACGCCTTGGCTGTCGCCAAATATCTAAAAAATCATCCGCAGGTGGAGTGGGTAAACTATCCCGCGCTTGAGGGCGACCAATATCATGAGCGCCAGCAAAAATACCTGCCAAAAGGCGCGGGCGGCATTTTGACTTTTGGCATCAAAGGCGGAATTCAGGCGGGCAAAAAGTTTATAAACGCGCTTAAGCTGTTTTCGCTTCTGGCCAATGTCGCGGACGCGCGCTCATTGGTAATTCATCCCGCGTCCACCACGCACTCGCAGCTTAGCGAAGAGGATCTAAAAAAAGCGGCGGTCTTGCCCGAGCTAATAAGATTATCCATCGGGCTAGAAGACATAAAAGATATTTTGGACGACTTAGATCGCGGCTTCCAAGCTGCTAAAGAGTAA